ATACATCATTAAGATTATAGATTGGGCTTAAGCCCAATTGTTAAGTGTACAAAAATTACGGTCAAAGTATGATTTATGTTATTATATAAATGTCTGAtcccctctcctctcctcttgaACTTTAGTTGTGCAGTCTTCTCATTCAGAGCTCAGCTGCAGATAggtagaagaagagaaagatatTAATCAACACTTAGGTATGATATTTCATTGCAGGTGGATTCTTAAACTCTGTAACAATTCACATTGTGTCTTCATTATTTTCTTAACCCCAACcttatttctttaaattttaatggaaaagaaaatgaaatataattGAAAACCTCTGAACTGTAATCGCAAGAGGATGTGCAGTTGTACCAGATCTGTTCCCCTGTTTCTGTTTGTACTGTCATCTTAGGTGATGTCACATGTCACACTATATACCTCTAACAAACCTGTAACTTGCAGCCTTCCTTGGATATCAATCAGTGTTCACCCAATGTCATTCAATGAATGTAGATCATTATTTGAGATAGATTGTAAGAGATGAAAAATAAGTGATGTGATAAGAAAACATAGGAGAAAAATGAGATGCGTGAAAAGTGCCATTAATATTAAGTGATTTATGAATTGTTACTTCTTAGAAATATCAAGCCCAACATGACACAAGTAGCCAAAGATTTCTGCAACCCACAAAGTTTTCCATAACGCCACCATTTCATGGACCCCATTTCATGTCACGAGGTTTTCCAGAAATTCGTAAACAAAATTATCTTAGCCTCGCACTGAGTTACTACCTCACTCACTAGTAATTCATTTTTACACGTCTTTTGATTACGTGAGAAATTGAAACCAATTTCAATTGGAGGGCATCTCAAATCTCAAATTTTCCATCCAAAAAATTGGTGAACACTAGGCTAGAAGCAACAAACACCATGAAGCATGATTGAGTTTTTCCACGTGGAAACCACGAATTGGTAACGTGGGAAGATTGGTTAATAATCACATATTTGGTGGCTGCCCTTTTCATTGCACCACCAAAATAAtagcaaacaaaacaaaatagcCACCGGTGCCTTTTGTTTTGGTCTATAATAATCATCAAAAAGTGAggttgttttttactttttttattatCTTCCTTTGTTTCTCCAAAATGGGAGGTGAAAAGCTCTGATCTCAAAATGCATAACAGTATAAAGGGGATTAGCCAAACCTGAAAAAGATTGGTTTTTTGGACAAAAGAAAATCTGTTTCTGTTTGCAAGATTTGATTGAAATTTTTGTAATCTGAGGCCACTAGTGTGCCTAATGTTAGTGATGTTTATGCATTTTTTTCCGTGCAAGCAAAGTGTATACAACGACCTGGTATAATAACTTTTGGGAAGTTGTGAATCTCTGATAGTCTGATCCACAGGGTGATTTGAGGAATGAGAGCTGAAGATAATGGATTTCTGGCCAGAGTTTCTTGCAAGCAGTTCAGGTAGAGAGTTTGTGGCAGGAGGGTTTGGAGGCACTGCTGGTATTATTTCTGGCTATCCACTTGACACCCTTCGTATCAGGCTTCagaactccaaaaatgggtctGCTTTCAACATTCTCAGACATACGGTGGCTTCTGAAGGACTAGCTTCTCTCTACCGTGGCATGGCTGCACCATTGGCCTCTGTTTCTTTTCAGGTTAGTTTTGCTCTTTTGCTTAATTGTGTTTatgttttttcactctcttctgTCTCTAAGTTGAGGTGCATGTACAACTGTTTGAGCTTTTAAGTGTGAATTAGGAGTTTTGCATTGATTAAAAATGAGTTAGATGAAGATCATATAAGAGAGTCATTCTATACTAGATGAGAAGTTATAAGTAAACATGTAGTTTTGATCCCCTGCTTTGTGCCTCCTCCAAATCCCCAACAAACCTCACAAATCTCTCTGGAATTCAAAGGGATAGGATAGGATCACATGAGAGCTTTTATGTCCACAAGTATCATTCAGGGGATCAGGATTCCTGTGTTGAAATTTTGTGTATCTCTTTCTTCATTTGCTTTAAATTGGGGGAAATAAGTGGGACTCTTAAAATATTTATGAGAAAAAGATAGGCGCAATGTTTCACTTGACATGATCACGTGACATGAGATGATCTTAATCCATGGTCCACCACATTTTGAGCCAGAACATGCATTTCCGGCTAGGGTAGCTTTTCTATTGAGGAATTTTTTCACACATAAAACTCAAACTCGAGATTTAGTTAAGGAGATTTCATCCTGATCTTGAATTTAATAATTTCAAGAAAAATCCTCATTTTTAAGAGTTTGGTATATTCTGAATGTTCCTCTGATAGATGCAAttgaaagggaaaaaaaagCTGAGAAGACCTGGTCATGGAGATTAAATTATTCTGACTCAGTTCTGTGTTTGGAATATACTCATTGATGGGAGTGCTTAATACCCTTTGAAAGTCACTTTCCCACTGCTTTTGCtttgattaattttgttttctgaTAGGAATAGAATCATGAAAGCCCTTTTTAGCTTTAGCTTTTGAATTGTTGAAGAATCATTAAGATAGTGATGCATGTACCTATATTGAAATGCCTGCCCCACATTATTAGGTAGGAAATCAAGATGTCTTGTACTATAGTGCCTCGCAACAAAGTCATACAAAATCATTATTGCTCTCTATGGATCACTGATTTACAAATAGCCCTTCAAAGACTTccaaaatccaaacacacttatATGTTTGAAAAAGTTATGTCATTGTTTATTCTGTTACTCTTCACTCCTATATGTAAGTGCAATTTTAGTTAATTATTTCACTTATTGattcttcttttgtttttcgTTGCAGAATGCCATTGTCTTCCAAACTTATGCAGTTCTCTCAAGGGCATTTGACTCATCTGTTTCTGCTAAAGACCCTCCTTCCTACAAGGGTGTTGCATTAGGAGGAATCGGTACCGGGGCCATCCAAAGCTTATTTCTTTCTCCTGTTGAACTGATCAAAATTCGCCTTCAGCTGCAGGACAAAGGCAAGTTAACACAACCTGAAAAAGGTCCCGTAACGGTCGCCAAAAACATATGGAAAAAGGAGGGACTTCGTGGAATCTACCGAGGACTCGGCATCACCGTGATGAGGGATGTTCCTGCTCATGGATTGTACTTCTGGACATATGAATACATGAGAGAACTGCTTCATCCAGGTTGCAGAAACGGCGCTCAAGAAAATTTGAATACCATGCTAATAGCGGGAGGATCAGCCGGGGTAGCGAGCTGGGTTTGCTGTTACCCTTTTGATGTTGTGAAGAC
This portion of the Lotus japonicus ecotype B-129 chromosome 3, LjGifu_v1.2 genome encodes:
- the LOC130745879 gene encoding mitochondrial arginine transporter BAC2-like, with protein sequence MDFWPEFLASSSGREFVAGGFGGTAGIISGYPLDTLRIRLQNSKNGSAFNILRHTVASEGLASLYRGMAAPLASVSFQNAIVFQTYAVLSRAFDSSVSAKDPPSYKGVALGGIGTGAIQSLFLSPVELIKIRLQLQDKGKLTQPEKGPVTVAKNIWKKEGLRGIYRGLGITVMRDVPAHGLYFWTYEYMRELLHPGCRNGAQENLNTMLIAGGSAGVASWVCCYPFDVVKTRLQAQTPSSLRYKGVVDCFRKSVSAEGYSVLWRGLGTAVARAFVVNGAIFAAYEITLRFLFNNGNIQMQETI